From the Nodularia sp. NIES-3585 genome, one window contains:
- a CDS encoding peptide chain release factor 3, with translation MSTEMETELHEAVELRRNFAIISHPDAGKTTLTEKLLLYGGAIHEAGAVKARRAQRKATSDWMAMEQQRGISITSTVLQFAYQNCQINLLDTPGHQDFSEDTYRTLAAADNAVMLIDVAKGLEPQTRKLFEVCKLKGLPIFTFVNKLDRPGREALELLDEIEQELGLQTYAVNWPIGMGDRFKGVFDRHEQKIHLFERSAHGSREARETTVDLGDAKIAELLEDELYQQLKDDLELLEGVGPELDLDLVHQGKMTPVFFGSAMTNFGVELFLKYFLKYALKPGAHNSSVGEIPPTYPDFTGFVFKLQANMDPKHRDRVAFIRVCTGKFEKDMTVNHARTGKVVRLSRPQKLFAQERESIDTAYPGDVIGLNNPGVFAIGDTIYTGQKLEYEGIPYFSPELFATLRNPNPSKFKQFQKGISELREEGAVQIMYSADEAKREPIMAAVGQLQFEVVQFRLQNEYGVETILELLPYSVARWVEGGWEALNKVGRIFNTTTVKDNMGRPVLLFRNEWNCQQLQGDHPELKLSAIAPVYSGQQIVEE, from the coding sequence ATGTCAACTGAAATGGAGACGGAACTGCATGAAGCAGTGGAACTTCGGCGCAATTTTGCAATTATTTCTCACCCTGACGCGGGTAAAACTACCCTCACAGAAAAATTACTTCTATACGGGGGTGCTATTCACGAAGCTGGGGCAGTTAAAGCCCGGAGGGCGCAGCGTAAAGCTACTTCAGACTGGATGGCAATGGAACAACAACGGGGAATTTCTATTACCTCGACAGTGTTGCAGTTTGCCTATCAAAATTGTCAAATAAATTTACTAGATACACCCGGACACCAAGATTTTAGTGAAGATACTTATCGTACATTAGCAGCAGCAGATAATGCGGTGATGCTGATTGACGTAGCTAAAGGTTTGGAACCCCAAACGCGGAAGTTATTTGAAGTCTGTAAGTTAAAAGGTCTGCCTATCTTTACATTTGTGAATAAACTCGACCGTCCAGGAAGAGAAGCACTGGAACTGCTGGATGAAATTGAGCAGGAATTAGGTTTGCAAACCTATGCAGTTAACTGGCCGATTGGTATGGGCGATCGCTTTAAAGGTGTATTTGACCGCCATGAGCAAAAAATTCACTTATTTGAACGCAGCGCCCACGGTAGCCGCGAAGCCCGCGAGACGACTGTAGATTTAGGTGATGCCAAAATTGCCGAACTCCTAGAAGATGAGCTTTACCAGCAACTCAAAGATGATTTAGAACTTTTAGAAGGAGTTGGCCCAGAACTAGATTTGGACTTGGTACATCAAGGCAAAATGACTCCAGTCTTTTTTGGTAGCGCGATGACGAACTTTGGGGTAGAGTTATTCCTTAAGTACTTTCTCAAGTATGCCCTCAAACCAGGCGCGCATAACAGCAGCGTGGGCGAAATTCCCCCCACTTATCCCGACTTTACTGGGTTTGTCTTCAAGCTGCAAGCAAATATGGACCCTAAGCACCGCGACCGTGTGGCATTTATCCGGGTTTGCACAGGAAAGTTTGAAAAAGATATGACAGTGAATCATGCACGTACTGGCAAAGTCGTCCGCCTGTCTCGCCCGCAAAAACTTTTTGCCCAGGAGAGGGAATCGATTGATACAGCTTATCCTGGCGATGTGATCGGTTTGAACAATCCGGGTGTTTTTGCGATTGGTGACACTATTTACACTGGACAAAAGCTGGAATATGAAGGAATTCCCTATTTTTCGCCAGAACTGTTTGCCACTCTGAGAAACCCCAATCCTTCTAAATTCAAGCAATTTCAAAAAGGCATTTCGGAATTGCGCGAAGAGGGTGCAGTGCAAATTATGTATTCAGCTGATGAAGCCAAACGTGAACCGATTATGGCCGCGGTGGGTCAGTTGCAATTTGAAGTGGTGCAGTTTCGTTTGCAGAACGAGTATGGTGTAGAAACCATTTTAGAGTTACTTCCTTACAGCGTCGCCCGTTGGGTTGAAGGTGGTTGGGAAGCTTTGAATAAAGTGGGACGGATCTTTAACACCACCACAGTCAAAGATAATATGGGACGGCCAGTTTTGCTGTTCCGTAATGAATGGAATTGCCAACAGTTACAGGGAGATCATCCAGAGTTGAAGTTAAGCGCTATCGCCCCGGTGTATTCTGGTCAACAAATAGTGGAAGAATAA
- a CDS encoding DNA cytosine methyltransferase → MQGTQLDLFPYEDERNPIKKQKQPKLGRYQRIQRELDQDNSDSYKKFIDISSPPSLLSKYTFVDLFCGAGGITQGLSQAGFTPLASVEISPIASATHKKNFSQCHHFCGDIEQFSAQSWLQQIGSPEVNIVVGGPPCQGFSVAGKRDPKDPRNRLFYEFVRVVSEIRPWYVVMENVPGILTIQKGSVKTAIIEAFKSIGYPHISVAILESAAYGVPQIRPRAIFIANRFGMPNPYPKSQLNVEEYKPIESAISDLPEYTPIPEINHEWTKHCSMISIYE, encoded by the coding sequence ATGCAAGGAACACAACTTGATCTTTTCCCATATGAGGATGAGCGTAATCCTATCAAAAAGCAAAAGCAGCCAAAGTTAGGACGTTATCAGCGTATTCAGCGCGAACTAGATCAAGATAACTCTGATTCATATAAGAAATTTATTGATATTAGTTCTCCACCAAGTTTATTATCTAAATATACTTTTGTGGATCTATTTTGTGGTGCGGGGGGAATCACACAAGGGTTATCCCAAGCTGGATTCACACCATTAGCTAGTGTAGAAATTAGCCCAATTGCTTCTGCTACTCACAAAAAAAATTTCTCCCAATGTCATCACTTCTGTGGAGATATTGAACAGTTTTCTGCTCAAAGTTGGCTACAACAAATTGGCTCACCTGAAGTTAATATTGTTGTTGGTGGTCCACCATGTCAAGGATTTTCAGTAGCCGGAAAACGTGACCCTAAAGATCCTCGCAATAGGTTATTTTATGAATTTGTGCGTGTAGTTTCAGAAATACGCCCTTGGTATGTAGTGATGGAAAATGTCCCAGGTATTTTGACCATCCAAAAAGGCAGTGTGAAAACAGCAATTATAGAAGCTTTTAAATCTATTGGTTATCCTCATATTTCAGTAGCAATTTTGGAATCTGCTGCTTATGGAGTACCACAAATTCGACCAAGAGCTATTTTTATAGCTAATAGATTTGGAATGCCAAATCCTTATCCTAAATCTCAATTAAACGTTGAAGAATACAAACCTATTGAGTCAGCTATTTCTGACTTACCAGAATACACTCCCATACCGGAGATTAACCATGAGTGGACTAAACATTGTTCTATGATATCTATATATGAATAA
- the trpS gene encoding tryptophan--tRNA ligase, whose protein sequence is MGKQRILSGVQPTGNYHLGNYLGAIRNWVEGQSEYDNYLFVADLHAITVPHDPKLLASNTYTLVALYLACGLDLNHSTIFVQSHVSAHSELTWLFNCITPLNWLQDMIQFKEKAIKQGENVNVGLLDYPVLMAADILLYQADKVPVGEDQKQHLELTRDIVNRFNHQFGQPKQPVIKLPEPLIRKEGARVMSLADGTRKMSKSDPSDLSRISLLDPPEQIQYKIKRCKTDQVRGLTFDDPERPECNNLLSLYMLLSGKKKEEVAAECQDMGWGQFKPLLTETTINALTPIQEKYQAVMADKAYLDSVLREGRQKAEAIANKTLAQVKTALGYTLPL, encoded by the coding sequence ATGGGCAAGCAGCGTATTCTTTCTGGAGTTCAACCAACGGGTAATTACCATCTGGGTAACTACTTAGGAGCCATTCGCAACTGGGTAGAAGGTCAGAGCGAATACGATAATTACCTCTTTGTGGCTGATTTACACGCGATTACAGTCCCACACGACCCCAAACTGTTAGCGTCTAATACCTATACCCTGGTGGCGCTTTATCTGGCTTGTGGTCTGGATTTAAATCACTCTACTATTTTTGTGCAATCTCACGTCTCTGCCCACAGTGAACTTACTTGGTTGTTTAATTGCATTACACCTTTAAACTGGTTGCAAGACATGATTCAGTTTAAGGAAAAGGCGATTAAACAGGGTGAAAATGTGAATGTTGGCTTGTTGGACTACCCTGTGCTGATGGCTGCTGATATTTTGCTGTATCAAGCTGATAAAGTGCCAGTAGGTGAAGACCAAAAGCAACATTTGGAATTGACAAGAGATATTGTTAACAGATTTAATCATCAATTTGGTCAGCCTAAACAGCCCGTGATTAAGTTACCAGAGCCTTTAATTCGCAAGGAAGGCGCAAGGGTGATGAGTTTGGCTGATGGTACGCGTAAAATGTCGAAGTCCGATCCTTCGGATTTAAGCCGGATTAGTTTACTAGACCCACCAGAGCAGATTCAATATAAGATTAAGCGTTGTAAAACTGATCAGGTTCGGGGTTTGACTTTCGATGATCCGGAGCGTCCAGAGTGTAACAACTTGTTAAGTCTGTATATGCTGTTGTCTGGGAAGAAGAAGGAAGAGGTCGCAGCAGAATGTCAAGATATGGGTTGGGGACAATTTAAACCTTTGTTGACAGAAACAACAATTAATGCTTTAACGCCTATACAGGAAAAATATCAGGCGGTGATGGCAGATAAAGCTTATCTAGACTCGGTTTTGCGGGAAGGACGGCAAAAAGCTGAGGCGATCGCCAATAAAACTCTGGCACAGGTAAAAACTGCTTTGGGCTACACTCTTCCCCTTTAA
- a CDS encoding helix-turn-helix domain-containing protein: protein MNESKQKILCALGYLVRQYRTEQGISQEELGLRANLDRTYISGVERGVRNPSLTALVSLANGLGISVSILLKNLEIEADKIQ from the coding sequence ATGAATGAGTCGAAACAAAAGATTCTTTGTGCTTTGGGTTATCTAGTGAGGCAATACAGGACAGAACAGGGAATTTCACAAGAGGAGTTAGGACTACGCGCTAACTTAGACCGAACATACATATCCGGTGTGGAACGTGGAGTCAGAAACCCTTCCCTCACTGCTTTGGTAAGTCTTGCTAATGGCTTAGGCATTAGTGTTTCTATTCTTCTCAAAAATCTAGAAATAGAAGCCGATAAAATACAGTGA
- a CDS encoding methylenetetrahydrofolate reductase, whose product MQDTQNPTVLNSFRHAAQAGEFLVTAEVAPPKGVNVTHMISMAATLKGRVHAVNITDGSRAVLRMSSLVASVILLQNGIEPICQVACRDRNRISLQADLMGSHALGIRNILALTGDPVKVGDHPNAKAVFDLESVRLLQLIRKLNQGVDYNEKPFTDGATDLFAGAAVDPQCASWSGLQKRFERKIEAGAQFFQSQMITDFERLEKFMDTVAVNYEKPILAGIFLLKSAKNAQFINRCVPGVNIPQHIIERLAKAKDPLEEGMKIAAEQVQIARQLCQGVHMMAVKREDLITPILNLAGVPAVNQVLAK is encoded by the coding sequence ATGCAGGATACCCAAAATCCCACAGTTTTAAATTCCTTTCGTCACGCCGCGCAAGCAGGCGAATTTTTAGTTACCGCCGAGGTAGCACCCCCAAAAGGGGTAAATGTCACACATATGATTTCAATGGCGGCGACCCTTAAGGGAAGGGTTCATGCCGTCAATATTACCGATGGTAGCCGCGCTGTATTGCGGATGTCTTCTTTAGTAGCCTCAGTGATTTTGTTACAAAATGGCATTGAACCAATTTGTCAGGTTGCTTGCCGCGATCGCAATAGAATTAGTTTACAAGCTGATTTGATGGGCTCTCATGCTTTGGGTATCCGCAACATTTTGGCTTTGACTGGTGATCCGGTGAAAGTTGGCGATCATCCCAATGCTAAAGCCGTGTTTGACTTGGAATCTGTGCGCTTGCTGCAACTAATTCGGAAGCTGAATCAGGGAGTTGATTATAATGAAAAACCCTTTACAGATGGGGCGACTGATTTATTTGCTGGTGCGGCTGTAGATCCACAGTGTGCCAGTTGGTCAGGTTTGCAAAAGCGGTTTGAACGCAAAATTGAAGCCGGAGCGCAATTTTTCCAAAGCCAGATGATTACAGATTTTGAGCGGCTAGAAAAGTTTATGGACACCGTAGCCGTTAATTATGAAAAACCAATTTTGGCAGGAATTTTTCTGTTGAAATCCGCAAAGAATGCTCAGTTTATTAATCGGTGTGTTCCAGGTGTAAATATTCCCCAGCACATTATTGAGCGATTGGCAAAAGCAAAAGATCCGCTGGAAGAAGGAATGAAAATTGCGGCTGAACAAGTACAGATTGCACGACAATTATGCCAAGGTGTCCACATGATGGCGGTGAAACGGGAAGATTTGATTACGCCAATTTTGAATTTGGCAGGAGTTCCAGCAGTTAATCAGGTGCTAGCCAAATAG